CCGGAGCACTTCCTAGTTCCACCTAATGATATGTTTCTGCCAATGCATTGCCTGATCAAAGGGTGTGAACACCTGCTCCCATGTTTCATTACTAAGATCATGGCTGATGCAGTTAAACATTACTTGGAAGTTGTCTCGTTGCACGGCCCATAAAGTAAAGTGAGGTTTTGTTTCGTGTCTTCCCAGTTATCTTTATACCATCTTTGGTTAATGGGTGGGTGGGAGGTGTGGAGGATACAGTTTAAGCCTTAAGCACACACTGTAGCTTACACTTCAAAAAGCCTACTTAAAATATCATTCCTCGCGGTGTTCTCTACAACATTTGCATGCATGAGagacaatgttgttttttttaaagactgatCGGCTTGCCTTGCACATAATGTAAACCCATCTTTTGCCTTTAGTGAACTGCCTGGATTGtattttgaatgtacacatttacatgtattgtttgtttttaaacaaaGCATGCAATGATATAAATGATGCTGAACGTGCGCAAATGGCTCATACTCACTGGTTATTCATTTTCAATACTGATTAACCTTAGAGGACATTCTGTACGATCAGTGAGTTCTCAGTAAATGCAGATGAGGGCCCAAAGCAGGTACTGTATCACCAGTACAACGGTACACCTGGTCGATTCAGGACAAAAATGACCCTTCTCATCCTGAGAATGTCACTTAATGAGAGTAAATGTTTATCTGAAGAGATGTCAGGACATCAGGTTCCACTAATGAATACGTTTTAAATGACTATGTGCAGTGGGCCATTTGTAAATTTTTATCAGGGGGGACGGACCTGGTTAGTTTTGGTCACCAGTGACTAGCGAACCGCCCCATGAACTACTCTTTTGGTTCTGTTCCCCCAAGACAAAACTACATACTATTATCCTGTCAGAGTGTCGTGTAGCTAATGATTATGTTGACCTTATAAATGGCTAGTTGGCTAGTCATTAGCCCCAAGCACCAGACTGTCACAACAAAGTCCTTTTCCAGTGCTCAACCAAACTACGGCATGTTGGGCTGGTATGTGATTAGTTAGTTAGTAGTTCATTAGTTCTCATAGTATTTCTTTGACATTTTCTCAACTCGTGCCTTAGAGAAAGACTTCATTGCACTCAGTTCAAACATGGTTGGTCTGTCAAGCCTGTCCTAATTCAAGAAGATAAATTACCAAATGTAATCTTATGAGGACTTGATTGACTACAATTGCATGagcttttttatttgtttgtagtCACTGTCTCACTTTCCCATTTCGCATTTACTCCAAGTTTCCCCAGACGACGGTTCTGTAATTTCTTAATAATGACCTGCACCAACAAAATGGGCCAGATAGGCCTTTGTGTCTGTTTGAGTTTGCAGCCTCACAGCTCTGTTAAATCAGATGTGACTGCCAGTGGATTGATACCTCTAACCTGCCAAGGTCAGCACGACTGACAAGTGGTCCATTGACTATATGTCCTTCTTCGCTATTAAGTAGAGCAGAGTAGTTGTCCTCTCCCCAGGAGAAAAACTGCACTACTAATGTCTTACTTCCTCATCCAAGAAAACGCTGAAGCCAGAGATAAATCTGAACAGAATCCAACACTAGAGCGTCTGCAGCTGACCTGCTGTCTTCTTTTGTTGCCCTTGTTCTTTGCTCAACATATTAGCCTGTCCCCTTTTCTACTTTCTACTTGACACTATGCTTCTCTTGCACTGCAAATAAAGTTGTCTTTATGGTTTAAAATAACGATATAGAACTCAAAGACAACCTCATACACGTTTATTTTGCTGTTTAACGAAAGTAAAATGCTCGAGCATCCCGATGCGTTGTCCTCTGTCTCTTGTTGGGAAGATGCTTGCACGGGACTTCTTAATTTCTATGGAAGAATCTTTCCATATCTGACAGGTCTGGTCCTGCTGTCCTTCTGTCTATGTGTCCAACTGTTCTTCTGAAGAGTAGATTAATTCACCAGGATCGCATACCTTTCCCATAACCCCCACTGCAAAGCTTCTGGATTTAGGATGTTACCCTGGAGACAGCCGGTAATGCTAAGAACCTTATGCAGCATGTTGTGCAGCTGCATGctcatacatgcatgcatataaGCTACATATGTGCATGCACATGTATTCATCCTCATTTTAATAGTAATTCCATTGTTTTCATGCACAGTATTATTAAGAAGTCAGATTAAGGGCTGAACTATACATTTGTAACAGGATATATGCACCCAATACCACTCAGAGCTACTGACTTCATTGTGTGACAGTCATTACACAGGCTCTTTAAGGAAACACTACTCCTTTGCTCTTTTCAGCTCACACAAGGGCTTGATTGTGCCCTGAAGCAGGTAGGTAACTGACTGACCGAGAATATTTCCAGTTGAAAAGCATCAGGTTGTGTTTCACACCTCGTTACAGCTGCAGGAATGCAttagagcagggatcttcaatggggggtccgggacctctagggggtcctcagaatCAAAgtaggggggcctccaaattattgttaattttcaacaacaacaaaaagtcctaacatgaatccaacatattattagcaaatataaattcctACTGATGATAGGCTCTCTGGcctgtaggtaaggtagtcactaaggccatacACATAGCCATacacagttaatcctaaggatttaCTTTGCCACAtgcatgtttaacatgaaaatatgatttataaaatcatgccagctattttaatagcttactATTCAATGCAAAAAAgtctttaggccaccctacatgtTATGGTAgccccagtttaatatgcaacttaattgtatacaatatatgtagtagggggtccctgtgccatctctctttcagttaaggggtcctttaCTTActaaacgttgaagacccctgcatgAGCTGTTGAAGAAGGTAATGCTCAACCAAGCTGTAGCGCACTGGTTAACAGCTAGAACATTGCATAGATTTCTTTATACAAATTGTATAATTACATACTTGATGCAAATTCaaagaaaatattgattatgAAACATATATTCTGAGCTGTAGAGACATTTGTCACCAGTAGTTAGGCAGAAATGAGAGCTTTGCAGCAGAGAGGTTTTGCTTGTTGCGCCCTCTCATAAAAGAAAGCACACTCTGTCATTATGATCAGGACCATCCAGAGAAAACCATGGGAGACTCGAGTCTGGTCTCCCATGGtgactgctacacacacacacacaatccaatCTCAGCCTGTCCCTTAATGGTCTGTTTAAAcagttatttaatttaattttaagaaactgCAGTTTTTTCGACAGCTAGATGAAGAAGCTTTACAGCTTTATTTCAAAGCCCAgcacaaaacacatgcacacagccaCAGGTAAACCTACACGCACAATggcgtacacacacatacacattcacatataccaaaaaaggaaaaagagacacagGCATACTACAGACACACTCATACCCACTCTCACACATTGAAACCTTCTGGGTCAGCCATGGATATAATGCGTAAGACTGAAGGCACTGAGACAGTGTCTTTGTTCAAGTCCTGTAATCTCTTCACTGAGGGTCACTCACATTCTTTGTTCAGCCAGAGAAAGAGCCTCAAATATAGCATCCTTACTGAtgccttctgtgtgtgtatttgtgctgCCACTGTCTGAGAGCGTGTGAGAAAAAGGCTCACAGAAAGGTCGAAGTAAACATATGGCAAGTAGAGAGAGGCATTTTCGGAGTAATGATGATGAACAGGCAGAGGAATGCAGTGTCATGCATGTTTGGGCAGGGAGGCGAAGGGGGCCAGAGGACTGGGGTGCCTGATGAGGACTGGACTGGGAGACAGCGACGGGTGTCCCGAAGGCACGTGGAGTGAACTATGTGGCTTGTGCTTACAGCACTGACCCTGCAGGCCTCCAGAACTCAAACCTACTCACTGTATGTAGTTAATGAGACCTCCTGATGATATAGCAGGGTGACCCGGAGTAAGGTCAACAAGGCCCAATCAAGTGTCACTTCATTGCTTGTCATTCCagtctgtttctctcaaacaatCATGAGTAAATGGAAACTAGGTAAATTGCCTGCATTTTTTTATCCCTCACGATTTTATTTCACCCTTAACATGTGTGCTATTTTAGGAATAGGTTTAATCTAACCTCTTCATTAAAaacacctctgtgtgtgtgtgtgtgtgtctgatttcaTGGCCCGGTCCTTCACCCCAGCATCCCTGGGGAGGAGTTAACATCTGCCCCTGGTGGGGGTTGGAACGCCGCGCCTCACCTCATTGTGTTTGGGTTGAGGGTAAAGACCATCTGCTTGTGCTCACGCTGACATTAACATCACTCCACACAGATTTCCTGcagacagggacacacactTACTTCCGAGTCTATGTTCAATGGCCATATGATACATAAATTTATTACCTAAAAGTCAATCCAATGTTCATACAGAATGTTTTTGATGAgttactttgtgtttttcttggcACTGACAGTTGGGGCCTCATTTTATCTTCTTAACACATTTTTCCTGTTCTGCAGTGTGGAAAGGAGACCTCATCCTATCAAATGCATGTACTGATACACAAGCACACTGGTCATTTTTCTGATCAGTCAGGACTGAACTTGTACATGGACGTATATTCATTTTTCTTGCCACAGTTTTTAGCCATTAAAGACATACACGGCTCTTGGCTAGATTTGATCCAGCACATGCTGCTAATGGAACGGCCTAACCGTATAATTACATGTGTgctatatgtttgtgtgtgtctaggcTCAGCACAGAGATGCTTTCGTCCAGGAGCGTTATGGCCAGTACGACCTCAGCGATCCATTCCTGGCCCTGCAGCGGGACAGCGAGTCTGCGGAGCGCCAGAACACACTCacccagccacacacacacctgcagggCCGGGCGGTGGGCCCAAACCCTCTGGCTGTGCTTAAACTGGTCATGGCTCACTGCAAGAAGATGCAGGAGAGGATGATGGGACAGCTGGCTGCTGCGGAGAGCAGACACAGGAGGGTAAGTAATACAGTCGtgaacacacactctcacacattcAGTGAGTTCTACAGCACAGCTCACCCATCTTCATTGCAGATATGCTGCAACCACCCAAGTACCCAGTCAGTGTCCCACTGGGGCTCACACCTGTATAATAGGCTTGTTGAGTGTGTGCGAATGTATGCGTTTATCTATTTGTCTTCATGTTTCTCCTGTAGACTTGGCTTGGGGGACTGAGGCAGACAGTAGCCACACCCAGGGCTTTATCACAACAGAGCTCATAAACATGCATCTAtattagagcccgaccgatattaTCCGccaatattaggcattttccaaactcgttatcagcatttataatggccgataaattaatatttaaaaaataataataaaaagggacgaaacccccttcaaccatgttctgagtgttggcgttgcatagtttgtccaccagagggcgctctacaacctccCTGTTTACAACACTcatgtttaaccctttaagtttcatatcttaagtttgtatttttttatacattttatttatcagaactttaatatattttgatgttctgttgtgacaataaaacaaacaagtttatttttaaactgcattatcatattattttagttacgactcataaataactacaaataactaatgttagggaaatctgtttgtgttttgttacgcatttctggatttattttaaaatatatatcggccgatatatcggaatatcggatttttagaGAGTTTATGAAACTGACAAAACCTTGTATAAATGAAGGAGAGGTTCTGCTATACTTGCTGATTAGTCGGGCGACAACTTTTACAGCGTCAATACTGTGTGAGGCAGGACACCTCTTATAAGAGAAATAAATCATAGAAGGTAATTTGCTCTTTTGAGAATGTTGTCAAATTCATGCACTGAATCCTGCAACAAGAAACCTGTCTGCATTTCACGTAATCAAATTCTTTGATTGTTTGATAGATGATAGCTGATCTGGAGGAGGAGAAGCGACGGCGTGCCCAGGAGTCTGCGCAGAGTGATGATTTCACCTTCATGCTGCAGACACAAAAAGACAAACTGCTGCAACAGGTATGACTGACATAGATAAAAGGTAAAAGATACAAACTGTATGTGTACtgttgcattgtgtgtgtgtgtgtgtgtgtgtgtgtgtgtgtaaagtctTAGCAAAACTGGTGCTCACAATTCTCACTTGCTGACAGATGAGCACATCTGGTGAAAGAGATTTTACTtcttcccttctctctccctgtgctcttcatctgtccctctcctctgcctgcctgCACACTGTCCTTCTTCAGATAGGCAGCTGTGATTTAAAACCAAGCGACCGAGCAGGGAAGCATCAGTGCAGTTCCATTGTGTAACTCAGTAGGTTGGAGGGCTTGGCCTGTTaaagtacagacacacacaggcacccaTATGCACAAGCACAGGGCTGTTCCATAGGaaacagaggaggaagaggccaTTGTTTAGTTGTCCAGCAGTCATGTGGCTTTATGGCCTCAGGAAACCTGAGATAATGGATGTCCATGTCTAATGCAAGGTCAGCTTTCGGCACACACACTGTGAGCACACAATCAACCACTATACAAACTTTGTACAAGGGCCTTACGTAAGAAAGGGTTCCTGAGTGTCTCCCAGTCTTTCctgcctgtgtgttttttttttgtacactaATCATACATCAGATTGTATTTAAACACCTTCCATTTCCTACTATTACTCATCAAAGCTGTCCAATCACTGTCTAATGACCTCATCGCAAACTGAACTTTCCATAAACATGCCTTTCAAGCAACACACTTTCTGTCCCTCTTCTGACTCTGAAATGACACCTActatctttcatttattttcctaTTAAATTCTGTGTGATTCAAGTGGACCTAATTTACCTTGTAATGGGTTTAGTGCAAAATACATATCCAAATGTTTTACACCGAAAACTACTTTTTGGAAAACAATTGTATTTTCAAAAAATGGGGGACGTTTCTCATCCTGTGTTGGATCTAATGTAACAAAGCAGTGCTCTTTTGCCTCCTTGTGGTCAAATGTGGAAAAGCTGCCTCGCCTTGACTCTTGTATCTCGCTCCCTCTCTTTCTAGTTGGAAGTGGAGCGTGCAACAGTGCGGAAGTTAGAGAAAGAACAAGCACAGGCAGTGAGCCGGGTAGAGGAGTCACTGTCCCAGCAGCAACAGCTCTCCTCAACCCTGACTCTGGAGCTCCAGAAAGCCAGCAGCCAGGCTCAGGAGGAGGCTCACAAGGTCTCTCAACTCCGCAACTTGCTCCAAGAGGAGACCAGTGCCCTGGAGAAGCTCCGGGGGGTTCTTGAAGATAAGAAGAGCAGGGCAGTCCAGCTAGAGGCCAGGTCTGAGAGGCAGCTGGCTGAGTTTGACACCGAACGAGAGCAGTTGAAAGCCAGGATTagcaaagaggaggagaggagtagGGAGCTGGAGAGACAGCTGGAGGAGCTGAGGAAGAGGTTGGCTGAAACTGGAGGAGGCAAAGAAGAGGGAAAGGAGGCTGTGACAGAGGTGACAGACTCACTTTCCGAGATGTCGGTGGTGTCCACCTCTGTTCAGACAGAGCCGGATGAAAAAACAACTATTACTCCTACATCCTCCTCCCTGTCAAAGGTCAACGGCCATTACACTCATAAAGAGACAGAACCGACACAGGAGGGCAGAGGAGCAGAAAACGGAGGGGTGG
This genomic interval from Perca fluviatilis chromosome 5, GENO_Pfluv_1.0, whole genome shotgun sequence contains the following:
- the LOC120559315 gene encoding CTTNBP2 N-terminal-like protein produces the protein MRDEKMNVEALSRAELLTLLSVLEGELEAQDVVIHALRAQHRDAFVQERYGQYDLSDPFLALQRDSESAERQNTLTQPHTHLQGRAVGPNPLAVLKLVMAHCKKMQERMMGQLAAAESRHRRMIADLEEEKRRRAQESAQSDDFTFMLQTQKDKLLQQLEVERATVRKLEKEQAQAVSRVEESLSQQQQLSSTLTLELQKASSQAQEEAHKVSQLRNLLQEETSALEKLRGVLEDKKSRAVQLEARSERQLAEFDTEREQLKARISKEEERSRELERQLEELRKRLAETGGGKEEGKEAVTEVTDSLSEMSVVSTSVQTEPDEKTTITPTSSSLSKVNGHYTHKETEPTQEGRGAENGGVVENGGGALLHSPLHPHPHPHSPSSTASSSLSSSPISSPVLAKRLGSPGFHQSSYQAGVNQRFQAARHKFQSQAELEQQQYGGPLSPRDLSPTTSSIPPPLEHSSAKQLARNTVTQVLSRFTSQQSGVKLAPISSSPFGTDYRNIAASPPGVRSPSSGPLSPGIRSPLTPRSERTHPPPIPPKKPGTSPTPGSPSHSARTSLFPELTGNCGHSDSGLEGANEPDLVLSSSS